A window of Cryptomeria japonica chromosome 3, Sugi_1.0, whole genome shotgun sequence contains these coding sequences:
- the LOC131874083 gene encoding uncharacterized protein LOC131874083, whose translation MPKNFDGSAQNVCQAGGGIICDHLGNTVAAYTGNLKNHTVTQAKGMALLWGLTFATSIGIKHLEIEGDSQIIMETVSSRSVVGWKVDSILRDSRMLLANLDGFTIRYIFREGNAAADSMAVVGRLQNDLRCWRNPKLLLVTTKVILEIEKTKSNDEPI comes from the coding sequence ATGCCCAAGAACTTTGATGGGTCTGCCCAAAATGTCTGCCAAGCTGGAGGTGGAATCATCTGTGACCACTTGGGGAATACTGTGGCAGCTTACACGGGCAACCTTAAGAACCATACTGTCACCCAGGCGAAGGGAATGGCTCTCCTATGGGGTCTGACATTTGCTACATCCATTGGCATTAAACATCTAGAAATTGAAGGCGACTCGCAAATCATTATGGAAACGGTGAGTAGTAGATCTGTTGTTGGGTGGAAAGTTGATTCTATTTTGAGGGATTCCAGGATGCTTCTGGCTAATCTTGATGGATTCACCATTCGATATATCTTTAGAGAAGGGAATGCAGCTGCAGATTCCATGGCGGTGGTGGGAAGGCTGCAGAACGACTTACGATGTTGGAGGAACCCCAAACTGCTACTAGTAACcaccaaggtgatcttggagattgaaaaaaccaagtccaatgatGAACCCATATAA